In Treponema denticola, one genomic interval encodes:
- the cobK gene encoding precorrin-6A reductase: MIWIIGGTTEAGSLADFLKAKNEPYIMSVATEESRDFFKNHKLKIGRMDESQMEQFCIEEKISLIADLSHPYALIVSQNAKKTAQNLNIKYLRFTRGPSQSSTDSEQKNLYTFEDMEDLCSFLQELKSSTIFFTTGSKTVSDFEAFRSSNRFVYRILPTADSIEKCKDAGVATQDIIAMTGPFSQNLNEAMFKEYGASYVVMKDSGDAGGTREKLAACEALNIKALILGRGNEEGIIEFEEFKKEVLKYGHA; the protein is encoded by the coding sequence ATGATCTGGATTATAGGCGGAACCACCGAAGCCGGAAGCCTTGCGGATTTTTTAAAAGCAAAAAATGAGCCCTACATAATGAGCGTTGCAACGGAAGAAAGCAGGGACTTTTTTAAAAATCATAAACTTAAAATCGGCAGAATGGATGAATCTCAAATGGAACAATTTTGTATTGAAGAAAAAATAAGCCTCATTGCCGATTTAAGCCATCCTTATGCCCTAATCGTTTCTCAAAATGCAAAAAAAACCGCACAAAACTTGAACATAAAATATTTACGCTTTACCCGCGGACCTTCGCAATCTTCAACGGACTCAGAGCAGAAGAATCTTTACACTTTTGAGGATATGGAAGACCTTTGCTCATTTTTACAAGAATTAAAATCTTCTACGATTTTTTTTACGACAGGTTCCAAAACCGTTTCGGACTTTGAAGCCTTCCGCTCTTCAAACCGCTTTGTATATAGAATTTTACCTACGGCAGACAGTATCGAAAAATGCAAAGATGCAGGAGTTGCGACTCAGGACATAATTGCCATGACAGGCCCCTTTTCTCAAAATTTAAATGAAGCCATGTTTAAAGAATACGGAGCCTCCTATGTTGTGATGAAGGACAGCGGCGATGCCGGAGGCACAAGGGAAAAACTCGCCGCCTGTGAAGCTCTAAATATAAAAGCCTTAATTCTCGGACGCGGAAACGAAGAGGGTATTATCGAATTTGAAGAATTTAAAAAAGAGGTTTTAAAATATGGACATGCTTAG
- a CDS encoding methyl-accepting chemotaxis protein yields MKKEKKRGSLRTELMLVFGLLILAVCLTLGILAVRTASKAITEKVQIHLIDKATDTAEIIDGRVNAFWQFLEGIARMPAFRDPTISYSEKSRLLDNEAAFNDQILDLNIADRKGLLYTSDGRATDISNLAWYKGSNGGQKYFSEPFMSPILKRLVMAVIVPVIDNNNNHIASLVAIIPGIWLTDAIDDIVVGQTGYCYILGETGNTIAHKNTELVTKAANAAEMAKTDASLRELAAFQKMAVEIDEPSVGYYEYKGETVIASYATMKTTDWTIIIDAPQDEFMGMVNTLRISIIITAISILLISLVIVYFIARVMVRPVQNSIPVLEKIAHGDFTVRLPVRGNNEITCMFEHLNETISKIGISIKQVGVNSNTMEEIGTELASNMTETASAVHQISANIDGVKQQALSQAASVTETAATIEEIIRTIKQLNGSIENQAASVAESSSAIEQMVGNIASITQTLGKTDDVIKTLASATADGKETIVNSNSVTQRIAEESGGLLEASNVIQHIASQTNLLAMNAAIEAAHAGEAGKGFAVVADEIRKLAEESSTQGKTITSTLKVLSGEIEALSTSSKTAEEKFNAIFALSEQVKTMSQNLMEAMREQENGSREVLNAIRDINTVTNQVNDGSAEMLRGGENVALEMQKLDELTRIITDSMNEMASGAVQISNAVQDVNEISQKNKTSIQKLAEEVSKFKV; encoded by the coding sequence ATGAAAAAAGAGAAAAAAAGGGGTTCATTGAGAACCGAACTGATGCTGGTATTCGGATTGCTTATTCTTGCAGTCTGTCTGACACTTGGAATTTTAGCTGTGCGTACGGCGAGCAAAGCAATAACCGAAAAGGTACAGATACACCTTATCGACAAAGCAACCGATACGGCGGAAATTATTGACGGACGGGTCAATGCATTTTGGCAGTTCCTTGAAGGGATTGCGCGTATGCCGGCGTTCCGCGACCCGACCATATCGTACAGCGAAAAAAGCCGCCTGCTCGACAACGAAGCGGCATTCAATGATCAAATTCTTGACTTGAATATTGCCGACCGCAAAGGATTGCTGTATACCAGCGACGGCAGAGCAACGGATATTTCAAACCTTGCATGGTATAAAGGCTCCAACGGCGGACAAAAGTATTTTTCCGAACCTTTTATGTCGCCCATTCTGAAAAGGCTGGTTATGGCGGTCATTGTTCCCGTTATAGATAACAACAACAATCATATTGCATCTTTAGTCGCCATTATTCCCGGAATTTGGCTGACCGACGCTATTGACGACATCGTTGTCGGTCAAACGGGCTACTGTTATATTTTGGGAGAAACAGGCAACACAATTGCTCACAAAAATACAGAACTTGTAACAAAAGCAGCGAATGCAGCAGAAATGGCAAAAACGGATGCCTCGCTTCGAGAATTGGCTGCTTTTCAAAAAATGGCAGTAGAGATTGATGAGCCCTCCGTCGGCTATTACGAATACAAAGGAGAAACTGTTATTGCCTCCTATGCCACAATGAAAACAACCGACTGGACAATCATCATAGATGCCCCCCAAGATGAATTTATGGGTATGGTCAATACTTTGCGTATTTCGATAATTATTACCGCTATTTCTATTTTGCTTATTTCCCTCGTAATTGTTTATTTTATTGCCCGTGTAATGGTAAGACCGGTTCAAAATTCCATTCCCGTACTGGAGAAGATTGCACACGGGGACTTCACGGTGCGTCTGCCCGTACGCGGCAACAATGAAATTACCTGTATGTTTGAACACCTCAACGAAACCATTTCTAAAATCGGTATTTCTATCAAGCAAGTCGGTGTCAACTCAAACACGATGGAAGAAATCGGCACCGAGCTTGCTTCCAATATGACCGAAACCGCGAGTGCCGTACACCAAATAAGTGCAAACATCGACGGGGTAAAACAACAGGCTCTTAGCCAAGCCGCAAGCGTTACGGAAACGGCCGCCACCATCGAAGAAATTATCCGTACCATAAAACAGCTTAACGGGAGTATTGAAAATCAGGCAGCTTCCGTTGCGGAATCTTCTTCGGCTATCGAGCAGATGGTCGGCAATATCGCATCAATCACACAGACACTCGGCAAAACCGATGATGTTATAAAAACTCTCGCTTCCGCCACAGCCGACGGTAAGGAAACGATAGTTAATTCAAACTCTGTTACCCAGCGTATTGCAGAAGAATCGGGCGGACTTTTGGAAGCCAGTAATGTTATTCAGCACATCGCCAGCCAAACCAACTTGCTCGCAATGAACGCCGCAATCGAAGCCGCCCACGCAGGCGAAGCAGGAAAGGGCTTTGCGGTCGTCGCAGATGAAATCCGTAAGCTCGCAGAAGAATCAAGCACTCAGGGAAAAACAATCACTTCTACCCTTAAAGTCCTCTCCGGCGAGATTGAGGCTCTTTCAACCTCGTCAAAAACGGCAGAAGAAAAGTTCAATGCCATCTTCGCCCTTTCCGAGCAGGTCAAAACGATGAGCCAAAACCTTATGGAAGCTATGCGTGAACAGGAAAACGGCAGCCGCGAAGTTCTCAATGCCATCCGCGACATCAACACGGTAACTAATCAGGTAAATGACGGCTCTGCCGAAATGCTCCGCGGCGGCGAAAACGTAGCTCTGGAAATGCAAAAGCTGGACGAGCTTACACGCATTATCACCGACAGCATGAACGAAATGGCTTCGGGTGCCGTGCAGATTAGCAATGCCGTACAAGATGTAAATGAGATAAGCCAAAAGAATAAGACCAGCATCCAAAAACTTGCGGAAGAAGTTAGCAAATTTAAAGTGTAA
- a CDS encoding DNA-binding domain-containing protein, with protein sequence MLKYSLRENLLTPAPDDYMAQAADVRSYTLDEIIDLMMDKGTTLTRADVAATLQVYGEVVSAIIKDGSAVNTPLMNTALSISGVFDGANDSFDKKRHTVNLNITAGTLLRDAVTKVKCEKTEGTSTDPYITEVTDIVTGTVNTTLTKGGVVQLVGARLKFDAKDAAQGIFFVPETGEAVRAAVIAENKPARLMAIIPADLAAGTYYIEVRTKIAEGGKALKNLKTGRFAKALTVTA encoded by the coding sequence ATGCTTAAATACTCTTTACGAGAAAACTTACTCACCCCTGCGCCGGACGATTACATGGCACAGGCGGCGGATGTGCGCTCGTACACGCTTGACGAGATTATCGACCTTATGATGGACAAGGGCACCACGCTCACGCGTGCGGATGTGGCGGCAACCTTGCAAGTCTACGGAGAGGTAGTAAGTGCCATTATCAAAGACGGCTCGGCCGTTAACACACCGCTTATGAACACCGCTTTGAGCATATCGGGCGTGTTCGACGGAGCAAATGACAGCTTCGATAAAAAGCGGCACACGGTCAACCTGAACATAACCGCCGGCACCCTGCTTCGCGACGCGGTTACCAAAGTCAAGTGCGAAAAAACCGAAGGAACAAGTACCGACCCCTACATCACCGAAGTTACCGACATCGTAACAGGTACGGTAAACACAACCTTGACCAAGGGCGGGGTCGTACAGCTGGTAGGTGCACGGCTTAAGTTCGATGCCAAAGATGCAGCCCAAGGCATCTTCTTTGTGCCCGAAACCGGAGAGGCCGTACGCGCAGCAGTCATAGCCGAAAACAAACCCGCGCGTCTTATGGCAATAATCCCCGCCGATTTGGCGGCCGGAACGTACTATATAGAAGTACGGACGAAGATTGCCGAAGGCGGAAAAGCGCTTAAAAATCTAAAAACGGGACGCTTTGCAAAGGCTCTTACGGTTACAGCATAA
- a CDS encoding ABC transporter ATP-binding protein, with protein MDMLRIEDLSLSYGDKPVVQNLNLRVKKGQVVSIIGPNASGKSTILKSIAGIIKPVSGKIFIEEKDISKMDSKKLAQKVSILLQQNKTLDDMSIEELVYFGRYPHKKWFEGFEASDKKIIEEVMKLTNTFALRDKTLETLSGGERQRAWIAMALAQEPDILLFDEPTTYLDLAHQIEFLELVNRLNKETGVTVVLVLHDLNQAARYGNYLFAMKEGKIFAQGCPEEVLNPQNILNIYNIEAKIFNPAGYPVVIPERRL; from the coding sequence ATGGACATGCTTAGGATAGAGGATTTAAGCCTTTCCTACGGAGATAAACCTGTTGTTCAAAATTTAAACCTAAGGGTAAAAAAAGGGCAGGTGGTTTCGATAATCGGGCCCAATGCTTCAGGAAAGTCCACTATTTTAAAAAGCATCGCAGGAATTATAAAACCCGTTTCCGGCAAAATCTTTATCGAAGAAAAAGATATCTCAAAAATGGATTCCAAAAAACTCGCCCAAAAAGTTTCTATACTATTACAGCAAAATAAAACTCTGGACGATATGAGCATCGAAGAATTGGTTTACTTCGGCCGTTATCCCCATAAAAAATGGTTTGAGGGCTTTGAAGCTTCCGATAAAAAGATAATAGAAGAAGTTATGAAGCTTACAAATACATTTGCTTTGCGGGACAAAACTTTGGAAACCCTGTCGGGCGGCGAAAGACAAAGAGCTTGGATCGCCATGGCCCTTGCCCAAGAGCCGGATATCCTTTTATTTGATGAGCCGACCACCTATTTGGATCTGGCTCATCAAATAGAATTCTTAGAGCTTGTAAACCGTCTAAACAAGGAAACGGGGGTTACGGTAGTTTTGGTTCTTCACGACTTAAATCAAGCAGCGCGTTACGGCAACTACCTTTTTGCTATGAAAGAGGGTAAAATTTTTGCCCAAGGCTGTCCCGAAGAGGTGCTGAATCCTCAAAATATTTTGAATATTTACAACATTGAAGCTAAAATCTTTAATCCTGCGGGCTATCCGGTTGTTATACCTGAAAGGAGATTGTAG
- a CDS encoding MATE family efflux transporter: protein MTMNSKPVVNLKSAFSDKSFLKNLFIIAVPIILQNFISSFVNILDTIMIGRLGTIELAAVGLGNQLFFLLNLILYGIGSGGMVFTAQFWGKKDFNGLQKTFALSLIVAVFFSTLFTLACTIFPKEILSLYSKDAAVIEKGVDYLSVSAFCFLPFAVNFIFMITLRSIEKVRVAVGATLVSLFVNLILNAILIFGLLGFPALGVKGAAIATVASRAAELIILFSVTKKKKYPILGKLKNHFDFDLKFIRQYFAIVMPVLINESLWSLGITFHHKIFAGIGTFAYAAYNITNTVSMLTWVIFIGFGNGVSVLIGKKIGEQNYDEAKTYAAKVSIFVPFVAVFVGAMLIPISYLTPIFFNVETVVLQTVMKLFIILACCYPLKAFNMCMLVGIIRAGGDTRFGIICDTAVMWCVSIPLAYSLSVYTSIPAWGIYICLFSEEPFKALLGLWRIRSGKWLRSVTD from the coding sequence ATGACTATGAATTCAAAACCGGTTGTAAATCTAAAATCGGCATTTTCGGATAAATCTTTTTTAAAAAACTTATTTATAATTGCCGTGCCTATAATATTGCAAAATTTTATAAGCTCCTTTGTAAATATTTTAGACACAATAATGATAGGCCGTTTAGGCACTATTGAACTTGCAGCCGTAGGGCTTGGCAATCAGTTGTTTTTTTTATTGAACTTGATTTTGTACGGCATAGGTTCGGGCGGCATGGTCTTTACCGCTCAATTTTGGGGCAAAAAAGATTTTAACGGTTTACAAAAAACTTTTGCCCTTTCTCTCATCGTTGCCGTTTTTTTCAGTACCCTCTTTACACTGGCCTGCACTATTTTTCCGAAAGAAATTTTATCCCTCTATTCAAAAGATGCGGCCGTAATCGAAAAGGGGGTAGACTACCTCAGCGTTTCGGCATTTTGCTTTTTGCCCTTTGCGGTAAACTTTATTTTTATGATTACCCTCCGTTCTATAGAAAAGGTAAGGGTAGCGGTTGGTGCAACGCTCGTTTCACTTTTTGTAAACCTTATACTGAATGCTATTTTGATTTTCGGTTTGTTGGGCTTCCCCGCACTCGGAGTTAAGGGGGCGGCTATTGCAACGGTAGCTTCCAGAGCCGCCGAGCTTATCATTCTTTTTTCCGTAACAAAGAAAAAGAAATATCCCATACTCGGAAAACTTAAAAACCATTTTGACTTTGATCTTAAATTTATAAGACAATACTTTGCGATAGTTATGCCGGTTCTAATAAACGAATCTTTGTGGTCTTTAGGCATTACCTTTCATCATAAGATATTTGCAGGAATCGGAACATTTGCTTACGCCGCCTACAATATTACAAACACGGTTTCGATGTTGACATGGGTTATTTTTATAGGCTTCGGAAACGGAGTCAGCGTTTTGATAGGGAAAAAAATCGGAGAGCAAAATTATGATGAGGCAAAAACTTATGCGGCAAAGGTTTCAATCTTTGTGCCCTTTGTTGCCGTTTTTGTCGGCGCTATGTTAATTCCGATTTCGTACTTGACTCCTATTTTCTTTAATGTAGAAACAGTAGTTTTGCAGACCGTTATGAAGCTTTTTATAATTTTAGCCTGCTGTTATCCCTTAAAAGCGTTTAACATGTGTATGCTTGTGGGCATAATAAGGGCAGGAGGCGATACCCGCTTCGGTATAATCTGCGACACGGCAGTTATGTGGTGTGTTTCCATTCCTCTGGCATATTCTTTGTCGGTTTATACTTCTATTCCGGCATGGGGAATTTATATTTGTCTTTTTAGCGAAGAACCTTTTAAGGCCCTTCTGGGACTTTGGCGCATCCGATCAGGTAAATGGCTCCGCTCCGTTACGGATTAA
- a CDS encoding ATP-binding protein produces the protein MNLYRKLPVGIQSFEKLRTDKYLYVDKTEHLFRLILTSSPYFLSRPRRFGKSLFLSTLAAYFLGKKDLFKDLYIEKAEEERAKSEGSEPWTEYPVLYLDFNMGQYNEKEGVKQVLNYHLTDFEKIYGSNKTDNGLTARFAGIINRAYEKTGKKVVILVDEYDKPLLQTMYVNEALNEEFRSTLKSFYSVLKTCDQYIRFSFLTGVTKFSKISIFSDLNNLQDISLHEAFSSICGITEKELHLTFKPEIEALAEKEKISYESCIELLKKRYDGYLFAGVGESVYNPFSVLNVFSANNAGSYWFATGSPTFLVNYLKDAHYNIPDLDGNVELDEAGLADYRADTKNPLPILFQAGYLTIKRYDSKYRLYSLGFPNDEVRYGFLSNLLPVYSDIKSSEAAYSVAQFSKDIEGGNVDGFMERMKSIIAGIPYDNLPKEKLKLREQNYQTAVYLIFKLMGQFVETEIHCAAGRADCLVHTADAVYIFEFKLDGNGSSADAIAQIKEKGYAVPFKSSGKKIVLIGSSFDEKERTIKDWKTETLL, from the coding sequence ATGAATCTTTACAGAAAGTTGCCTGTCGGCATTCAAAGTTTTGAAAAACTTAGAACAGATAAATATCTTTATGTTGATAAAACGGAGCATCTTTTTAGGCTGATTTTAACCTCGTCTCCCTATTTTTTAAGCCGCCCGCGCCGATTTGGAAAAAGCCTTTTCCTTTCTACGCTTGCAGCCTATTTTTTGGGAAAGAAAGACCTTTTTAAAGACCTATATATTGAAAAGGCTGAAGAAGAAAGAGCTAAGTCGGAAGGCTCGGAGCCTTGGACTGAATACCCTGTCCTTTATTTGGATTTTAATATGGGGCAGTATAACGAAAAAGAAGGTGTAAAGCAGGTTCTAAATTACCATCTTACCGATTTTGAAAAAATATATGGAAGCAATAAAACGGATAACGGCTTGACTGCCCGTTTTGCCGGTATCATCAATAGGGCTTATGAAAAAACCGGAAAAAAGGTCGTTATCCTCGTAGACGAGTATGACAAGCCCCTCTTACAAACAATGTATGTAAATGAAGCCCTAAACGAAGAATTCCGCAGCACTCTTAAATCTTTTTATTCGGTTTTAAAAACTTGCGATCAATATATCCGCTTTTCGTTTTTAACGGGCGTAACAAAATTCAGTAAGATAAGTATTTTTAGCGATTTAAATAATTTACAGGATATAAGTCTACACGAGGCTTTCTCTTCAATTTGCGGTATTACCGAAAAAGAATTACACCTTACTTTTAAGCCTGAAATTGAGGCCTTGGCAGAAAAAGAAAAGATAAGCTATGAATCTTGTATAGAACTTTTAAAGAAACGATATGACGGCTATTTGTTTGCCGGCGTAGGAGAAAGCGTCTATAACCCATTCAGTGTTTTAAATGTTTTTTCGGCAAACAATGCCGGCAGCTATTGGTTTGCTACGGGCTCTCCGACCTTCTTGGTAAACTACCTAAAAGATGCCCACTATAATATTCCCGACCTAGACGGAAATGTTGAGCTTGATGAGGCCGGTCTAGCCGATTACCGAGCCGACACAAAAAATCCTCTTCCGATTTTGTTTCAGGCAGGATATTTAACAATAAAAAGATATGATTCAAAATACAGGCTTTATTCTTTAGGCTTTCCTAACGATGAAGTCCGTTACGGTTTTTTAAGCAATCTTTTGCCTGTCTATTCAGATATTAAAAGCTCGGAAGCGGCTTATTCCGTTGCCCAATTTTCTAAAGATATTGAAGGGGGAAATGTGGACGGCTTTATGGAAAGAATGAAGTCCATAATTGCCGGTATTCCTTACGATAATCTTCCCAAAGAAAAGTTAAAGCTTAGGGAGCAAAATTATCAGACGGCCGTTTATTTGATTTTTAAGCTGATGGGACAGTTTGTTGAAACAGAGATACACTGTGCAGCCGGAAGAGCCGATTGTCTTGTTCACACGGCAGATGCGGTTTATATCTTTGAATTTAAACTTGACGGAAACGGAAGCTCGGCAGATGCAATAGCACAGATAAAAGAAAAAGGCTATGCAGTTCCTTTTAAATCAAGCGGTAAAAAAATTGTCTTAATCGGTTCATCCTTTGATGAAAAAGAACGCACCATAAAAGACTGGAAAACCGAAACTCTTTTATAA
- a CDS encoding radical SAM protein, giving the protein MKVEYEGRICRPPMERSSFMLPVMVGCSYNKCKFCNLFRNIKYRDLSLSEIEDELIRVKNLNGSLSKIFLGDGSAFNLKTEHLLKILNLIHKYFPDCNCINMDATITGILKKTDAELETLYTQGIRTLYIGIESGLEDVLLFMNKDHTRAEAERAVSKIQKHSYSFGAHIMTGIAGKGRNIENAEATAEFLNKTKPIRVINFSMFLHKEVPLYKDIKAGKYEAASEMENLKEEKRLIELLGDEDGPIFYDGFHDYLGFRVRGTLPKDREKMLKSIQNKIESYKPLQNDYAFVNGECTPSLEKADGSGKIWKTA; this is encoded by the coding sequence ATGAAGGTAGAATATGAAGGTAGAATTTGCAGGCCTCCTATGGAGCGTTCTTCTTTTATGCTTCCCGTAATGGTCGGCTGCTCATATAATAAGTGTAAGTTTTGTAATTTATTCCGCAACATAAAATATAGAGACCTATCTCTTTCAGAAATTGAAGATGAGCTTATACGCGTAAAAAATTTAAACGGGAGCCTTTCAAAAATTTTTTTAGGGGACGGAAGTGCCTTCAATTTAAAAACGGAGCATCTTTTAAAAATATTGAATTTAATTCATAAGTATTTTCCCGATTGTAATTGCATAAACATGGATGCGACAATCACAGGCATTTTAAAAAAAACCGATGCAGAATTGGAAACCCTATATACACAGGGCATTAGAACTCTTTATATAGGAATAGAAAGCGGCTTGGAAGATGTTCTTTTATTTATGAACAAGGATCACACAAGGGCTGAAGCTGAAAGGGCTGTATCTAAAATACAAAAGCACAGCTATTCTTTCGGAGCCCACATTATGACGGGTATTGCCGGAAAAGGCAGAAACATTGAAAATGCCGAAGCAACGGCAGAATTTTTAAACAAGACAAAACCAATCCGCGTCATAAATTTTTCAATGTTTCTCCACAAAGAAGTTCCGCTTTATAAAGATATAAAGGCGGGAAAATATGAAGCTGCAAGCGAGATGGAAAACCTTAAAGAAGAAAAAAGATTGATCGAGCTTTTAGGTGATGAGGACGGCCCTATTTTTTATGACGGATTCCACGATTATCTGGGGTTTAGGGTAAGAGGAACTCTTCCAAAAGACAGGGAGAAGATGCTTAAAAGTATTCAAAACAAAATCGAAAGCTATAAACCTCTACAAAACGATTACGCTTTTGTAAACGGAGAATGTACTCCTTCTCTCGAAAAAGCTGACGGCTCAGGCAAAATCTGGAAAACGGCCTAG
- the cobJ gene encoding precorrin-3B C(17)-methyltransferase: protein MSKLFVVGIGPGGAEYMSAQAAEALKQSEIIVGYSGYIEYIKPFIEGKEVFQTGMTGEIERCKYAVSKVKEGKTVSIISTGDAGLYGMAGPILELAPDLNVEIIPGISAAFAAASRLGAPLMHDTALISLSDRLTDYEVIKKRVGLAAEGDFVIALYNPKSKTRSDYIEEAVNIILKFRAPKTPVGIVKNACRNNEKIIVTELQKINYDEIDMFSLIIIGNSNTYIQNGKIITPRGYKIQ from the coding sequence TTGAGTAAATTATTTGTTGTAGGTATAGGCCCCGGAGGGGCGGAATATATGTCGGCTCAGGCGGCCGAGGCCTTAAAGCAATCCGAAATAATCGTAGGCTATTCAGGCTACATTGAATATATAAAACCTTTTATCGAAGGCAAAGAGGTTTTTCAAACGGGAATGACCGGCGAAATTGAAAGATGTAAGTATGCAGTTTCAAAGGTAAAGGAAGGAAAAACCGTAAGCATTATAAGCACGGGAGATGCCGGTCTTTACGGAATGGCAGGACCAATCTTGGAGCTTGCTCCCGATTTAAATGTCGAAATAATTCCGGGGATTTCCGCCGCCTTTGCTGCAGCTTCAAGGCTGGGTGCTCCCTTAATGCACGATACGGCCCTTATCAGCCTTTCCGACAGGCTCACCGATTACGAGGTTATAAAAAAAAGAGTCGGTTTAGCGGCAGAAGGCGACTTTGTAATTGCCCTCTACAATCCCAAATCCAAAACTCGTTCCGATTATATCGAAGAAGCCGTAAATATAATCTTAAAATTCAGGGCTCCCAAAACGCCTGTAGGCATAGTAAAAAATGCCTGCCGTAATAACGAAAAAATTATCGTTACCGAGCTTCAAAAAATAAATTACGATGAAATTGATATGTTCAGCCTGATAATAATAGGCAACAGCAATACCTACATTCAAAACGGAAAAATAATTACCCCGCGAGGATATAAGATTCAATGA
- a CDS encoding DUF4469 domain-containing protein yields the protein MAKKKSVWEVYLRPNTLTKDNDRDCIADVHAHAATQRNEDIAEIITKERSEFRKETIMNILNMRDKAVKDLIEQGLSFMDGLVQISPRVSGVWETENSPYDEKVHKRTVDLIPTADLRTALEAIGVKVLGAKEESARITEITDTATGLKDGTLTIGDDIIIEGEKIKVDEKDAAQGVFFKTADGTEYKTERRLSVNLPSQIIARVPKEVPEGNVTVIVRTKFTGGASPLKTVREIIYGYSCEAKA from the coding sequence ATGGCTAAAAAGAAATCGGTTTGGGAAGTGTATTTAAGACCGAATACCTTAACCAAAGACAACGACAGGGACTGCATAGCTGATGTTCATGCACATGCCGCTACGCAGAGGAACGAAGACATTGCGGAAATCATCACCAAAGAACGCTCAGAGTTCCGCAAGGAAACCATTATGAACATTCTCAATATGAGAGATAAGGCCGTAAAAGACCTGATTGAACAGGGCTTAAGCTTTATGGACGGCTTGGTGCAGATAAGTCCCCGTGTGTCGGGTGTATGGGAAACTGAAAATTCGCCTTACGACGAAAAAGTGCACAAACGCACGGTTGACCTTATCCCCACCGCCGACCTGAGAACCGCCCTTGAAGCAATCGGTGTAAAAGTGCTGGGTGCAAAAGAAGAAAGTGCCCGTATTACCGAAATTACCGACACGGCCACAGGCTTAAAAGACGGTACGCTAACGATAGGAGATGACATCATCATCGAAGGCGAGAAAATCAAGGTGGACGAAAAAGACGCTGCTCAAGGAGTTTTCTTTAAAACCGCCGACGGCACAGAGTACAAAACCGAACGCCGCCTTTCGGTCAACCTGCCGAGCCAAATCATCGCCCGCGTACCCAAAGAAGTACCTGAAGGAAACGTAACGGTAATAGTACGCACAAAGTTTACAGGCGGTGCAAGTCCGTTAAAAACCGTACGCGAAATTATCTACGGCTATTCGTGTGAAGCAAAAGCATAA
- a CDS encoding Rpn family recombination-promoting nuclease/putative transposase, translating into MSTSNRKYKDSVFVDLFSEDEKAKENFLSLYNALHGTNLTAIEHLKNIRLDQVLYMTFYNDVSYLVDNKIIVLAEHQSTINPNMPLRCLEYISRLYETLFESKEKYSRKLLNIPTPEFYVFYNGEESYPSDKTLKLSEAFIEKTTEINLELTVKVININRQNRHPVLENCKTMHEYSIFVETVRKWKEIDSQNGFEKAVEECIENNILREYLKRKTKEVLNMLLAEYDYETDIAVQRAEEHEIAFAEGIEKGIEQGFSEGSYQTKLETARILKQLGDSVKKIMQATGLTQEEVESIS; encoded by the coding sequence ATGAGTACTTCAAACAGAAAATATAAAGATTCAGTGTTCGTCGACCTTTTCAGTGAAGATGAAAAAGCGAAAGAGAATTTCTTATCGCTTTATAATGCTCTGCACGGTACGAACCTTACGGCTATAGAACATTTGAAAAATATCCGGCTCGATCAAGTTCTCTATATGACATTCTATAATGATGTATCCTATCTTGTAGATAATAAAATAATAGTCCTTGCTGAACATCAGTCAACAATCAACCCGAATATGCCTCTGCGTTGCCTTGAATACATCAGCCGCCTGTATGAAACGCTCTTTGAATCAAAAGAAAAATACAGCCGTAAGCTCTTAAATATTCCTACTCCTGAGTTTTATGTCTTTTATAACGGTGAAGAATCCTATCCTTCCGATAAAACTCTGAAACTTTCGGAGGCTTTTATAGAAAAGACAACGGAAATTAATCTTGAATTGACCGTTAAAGTAATAAACATAAACAGACAAAACCGTCATCCGGTATTGGAAAACTGTAAAACAATGCATGAATACAGTATATTTGTGGAAACGGTGCGCAAGTGGAAAGAGATAGATAGTCAAAACGGTTTTGAAAAAGCCGTTGAAGAATGTATAGAAAATAATATTTTGCGTGAATATCTAAAACGCAAGACGAAGGAGGTATTGAATATGTTACTGGCAGAATATGATTATGAAACAGATATTGCAGTACAGCGAGCCGAAGAACATGAAATCGCCTTTGCCGAAGGAATTGAAAAAGGAATTGAACAGGGCTTTTCCGAAGGTTCATACCAAACAAAGCTTGAAACGGCACGGATTTTAAAACAGCTTGGGGATTCCGTAAAAAAGATAATGCAAGCGACCGGTCTAACCCAAGAAGAAGTGGAATCGATTAGCTAA